Proteins encoded within one genomic window of Cucumis sativus cultivar 9930 chromosome 3, Cucumber_9930_V3, whole genome shotgun sequence:
- the LOC101209258 gene encoding COBRA-like protein 7 has protein sequence MAFPHLIFFLFFTSSIPFSISQPTDQAPPPAAASCNHIFLSYSFDQGTKLPPNSTDLARQPYRFESTLTVLNNGLTELKSWKVFVGFQHDEFLVSASGAVLADGNSFPGNVGNGTVFAGFPMTDLKTAIQTAGDITQMQVQVKLLGTQFGVAPPSSPMPSNISLANDGYLCPKPTLQGKSEMHVCCIPDKRVKTNITTQEFLPRQKGDLTIMYDVTRTYDSSYWAQVTISNHNPLGRLDYWKLNWDWMRDEFIFSMKGAYPSVVDSTDCIFGRQGTYYRDLDFSNVLSCERRPTIVDLPPTKANDTTLGLIPFCCRNGTILPSHMDASKSISAFQMQVFKMPPDLNRSQITPPQNWQISGILNPTYKCGQPVRVSPSEFPDSSGLPLNSTAVASWQVVCNITHAKDDTPKCCVSFSSYYNDSVIPCRTCACGCSQNSARTCNATSPAMLLPPEALLVPFENRTAMAVAWAGLKHYPSPNPMPCADNCGVSINWHLYTDYRDGWSARITLFNWGEVNFADWFAAVQMNKAAPGFQAMYSFNATTLELDGLNNTIFMQGHPGLNYLVGETDGPNPVKDPRVPGKQQSVISFTKKNIQGLNMAAGDGFPTKVFFNGEECLVPKMFPANNSRKNLASFIPSILMLVLVFMFIQQ, from the exons ATGGCTTTCCCCcatctcatcttcttcctcttctttacATCATCCATACCCTTTTCCATTTCTCAGCCAACTGACCAAGCTCCACCTCCCGCCGCCGCTTCCTGCAATCATATCTTCTTGTCTTACTCTTTCGATCAAGGTACCAAGCTTCCCCCAAATAGCACCGATCTCGCTCGTCAGCCCTACCGATTTGAGTCTACTCTAACCGTTCTCAACAACGGCCTTACGGAGCTCAAGTCTTGGAAGGTTTTTGTGGGCTTTCAACACGATGAGTTCTTGGTCTCCGCCTCCGGTGCTGTCCTTGCCGATGGTAATTCCTTCCCTGGTAATGTTGGGAATGGGACTGTCTTCGCTGGTTTTCCGATGACCGACTTGAAGACGGCCATTCAAACTGCTGGGGATATCACTCAGATGCAAGTCCAAGTCAAGTTACTTGGGACCCAATTTGGGGTTGCCCCTCCGAGTAGTCCGATGCCTTCCAATATTTCCCTTGCCAATGATGGATATCTCTGCCCCAAGCCAACTCTACAAG gAAAGAGTGAGATGCACGTCTGTTGCATACCCGATAAACGCGTGAAAACAAATATCACAACTCAAGAGTTCTTGCCTCGTCAAAAGGGTGATCTAACGATCATGTATGATGTAACAAGGACATATGATTCAAGCTACTGGGCGCAAGTTACAATTTCTAACCATAATCCTCTTGGACGTCTTGACTATTGGAAATTGAACTGGGATTGGATGAGGGATGAGTTTATCTTTTCAATGAAAGGGGCTTATCCTTCGGTTGTTGATTCTACCGACTGCATTTTTGGTAGACAAGGCACTTATTATCGGGATTTAGACTTTTCCAATGTATTAAGTTGTGAAAGAAGGCCAACTATCGTTGATTTACCTCCAACCAAGGCCAACGATACCACTCTTGGGTTGATCCCTTTCTGCTGTCGAAACGGGACAATTTTGCCATCTCATATGGACGCGAGCAAGTCAATTTCTGCATTTCAGATGCAAGTGTTTAAAATGCCACCGGATCTTAACAGATCCCAGATTACACCACCTCAGAATTGGCAGATCAGTGGCATTCTTAACCCCACATATAAATGTGGCCAGCCAGTGAGAGTAAGTCCTAGTGAATTCCCTGATTCGAGCGGTCTACCACTGAATTCGACTGCAGTAGCCAGTTGGCAGGTTGTTTGCAATATAACACATGCCAAGGATGACACACCAAAGTGCTGTGTTTCGTTTTCATCTTACTACAATGATTCCGTCATCCCGTGCAGAACGTGCGCATGTGGATGCTCACAAAACTCAGCTCGTACATGTAATGCAACCTCCCCTGCAATGCTCCTCCCACCTGAAGCCCTTCTTGTTCCTTTTGAGAATAGGACTGCCATGGCTGTTGCTTGGGCTGGTCTTAAACATTACCCATCTCCTAACCCGATGCCTTGTGCGGATAACTGCGGTGTCAGCATCAATTGGCATCTGTATACTGATTATAGAGATGGATGGAGTGCAAGGATCACTCTCTTCAACTGGGGCGAAGTGAATTTTGCAGATTGGTTTGCTGCAGTTCAGATGAACAAAGCAGCACCTGGTTTCCAGGCAATGTACTCATTCAATGCAACCACCTTGGAATTGGATGGTTTGAACAATACCATCTTTATGCAGGGTCATCCTGGACTTAACTATCTTGTGGGAGAAACAGACGGGCCGAACCCAGTGAAGGATCCACGAGTACCTGGAAAACAGCAATCTGTGATCTCATTTACAAAGAAGAACATACAAGGCCTTAACATGGCCGCAGGAGATGGGTTCCCCACAAAAGTGTTCTTCAATGGGGAGGAGTGCTTGGTTCCGAAAATGTTCCCAGCCAACAACAGCCGAAAGAACTTAGCTTCGTTCATTCCAAGCATCCTAATGCTAGTACTTGTGTTCATGTTCATTCAACAATAG
- the LOC101209013 gene encoding two-component response regulator ARR2, which translates to MSTASSSSVRKAGEAVPDQFPAGLRVLVVDDDPTCLMILEKMLRICRYDVTNCSRAEDALSLLRQNKNGFDIVLSDVHMPDMDGFKLLEYIGLEMDLPVIMMSVDDGKNVVMKGVTHGACDYLIKPVRMEALKNIWQHVVRKRKNEWKDLEQTCVDDVDRQQKTNEDADYSSSANEGSWRNSKRRKDDVEDPEERDDSSTLKKPRVVWSVELHQQFVAAVNQLGIDKAVPKKILELMNVPGLTRENVASHLQKYRLYLRRLSGITQHQSNLNNTFMSAQDAFGPPLNGLDLQTLAAAGQLQPQSLATLQAAGFGRSTAKSGMPMPLVDQRNHIFSFENPKLRFGDGQQPHLNGSKPMNLLHGIPTTMEPKQLANLQHSAQSHGNMTMQVSIQGGQSSSQLMQTPQPQARAQILNESTTTSVTRLPQTMQPSILPNGTTSAVLARTEFGNNNRGGGYNLVSPASTMLNFPLNQTAELPGNSFPLQSTPGMSSIVPKGRFPDDVNSDIKGSEGFGPSYDMFRDLHPQKPHDWDLQHVGVTFDTSQGSLDIPPSAFSHQGYASSQQNGQNRNTSTAGKAMFLLEEGSDNGNAQSMGQQLNPIFVDGSVRVKSERASDISSQTDLFSEPFGQEDLMSSLFKQQQGSIATAESELEWLFHHNTPV; encoded by the exons ATGTCTACGGCCAGTTCCAGTTCTGTAAGGAAAGCTGGTGAAGCTGTTCCCGACCAGTTTCCAGCCGGCCTTCGTGTTTTGGTTGTGGATGATGATCCAACTTGTCTTATGATCTTGGAGAAGATGCTTCGTATTTGCCGCTATGATG TAACAAATTGTAGTCGAGCAGAGGACGCGCTCTCTCTACTCAGGCAGAACAAAAATGGGTTCGATATTGTTTTGAGTGATGTCCACATGCCAGACATGGATGGATTCAAACTTCTGGAATACATTGGATTGGAAATGGACCTGCCTGTAATTA TGATGTCGGTGGATGATGGGAAAAACGTTGTCATGAAGGGAGTGACTCATGGTGCTTGTGACTATTTAATAAAACCTGTTCGAATGGAAGCGCTGAAGAACATATGGCAGCATGTTGTTCGCAAGCGGAAGAATGAATGGAAGGACTTGGAGCAAACTTGTGTTGACGATGTAGATCGGCagcaaaaaacaaatgaagatGCAGATTATTCATCATCTGCTAATGAAGGTAGTTGGAGGAACTCAAAGAGGAGAAAGGATGATGTAGAAGATCCGGAGGAGAGGGATGATTCATCAACCCTAAAGAAACCGAGGGTCGTTTGGTCTGTTGAGCTCCATCAACAGTTTGTGGCTGCTGTTAATCAACTAGGAATTGATA AGGCTGTTCCCAAGAAGATTCTGGAGTTGATGAATGTCCCTGGACTCACTAGAGAAAATGTTGCCAGCCACCTTCAG AAATACCGCTTGTATCTGAGAAGGCTAAGTGGAATCACACAACACCAGAGTAATTTAAACAACACATTCATGAGTGCCCAAGATGCATTTGGCCCGCCACTGAACGGCCTTGATCTACAAACTCTTGCTGCTGCTGGTCAACTCCAGCCACAAAGCCTTGCTACACTTCAAGCAGCTGGATTTGGTAGGTCTACAGCAAAATCTGGGATGCCTATGCCTCTTGTGGATCAAAGGAACCACATTTTTAGCTTTGAAAATCCAAAGTTGAGATTCGGTGATGGGCAGCAGCCACATTTGAATGGTAGTAAACCAATGAATCTACTTCATGGAATTCCGACAACTATGGAGCCAAAACAACTTGCTAATCTCCAGCATTCGGCACAATCTCATGGGAACATGACAATGCAAGTTAGCATCCAAGGAGGCCAATCTAGCTCTCAACTAATGCAGACACCTCAACCACAAGCTCGAGCGCAGATCCTTAACGAAAGTACCACAACTAGTGTAACAAGGCTTCCACAAACAATGCAGCCCTCAATTTTGCCTAATGGGACTACTAGTGCAGTTTTAGCAAGGACTGAATTTGGCAATAACAACAGAGGTGGAGGATACAATCTAGTTTCACCAGCTTCAACAATGTTAAATTTCCCTTTGAACCAAACTGCAGAATTGCCTGGTAACAGTTTTCCTCTTCAAAGTACCCCAGGAATGTCAAGCATCGTACCAAAGGGAAGATTTCCAGACGATGTTAACTCGGACATTAAAGGATCTGAAGGTTTTGGGCCAAGCTACGACATGTTTAGGGATCTTCATCCCCAGAAACCCCATGATTGGGACTTGCAGCATGTAGGCGTGACCTTTGATACATCTCAAGGTAGTCTCGACATTCCACCCTCTGCTTTTTCTCACCAAGGGTATGCCTCTAGCCAACAAAATGGACAAAACAGGAACACGTCTACAGCAGGCAAGGCCATGTTCTTGTTGGAAGAAGGAAGTGACAATGGGAATGCACAAAGTATGGGGCAACAACTCAACCCTATTTTCGTTGATGGTTCAGTGAGAGTTAAATCTGAAAGAGCTTCTGATATTAGCAGTCAAACAGACCTTTTCTCTGAACCCTTTGGTCAGGAGGACCTAATGAGTTCACTTTTTAAGCAG cAACAAGGAAGCATAGCAACAGCTGAAAGCGAATTGGAATGGTTGTTTCATCATAATACTCCTGTTTAG